The Solicola gregarius DNA window GCAGGTGATCGCGGCCGTGCTGCTGGGTGGGGTGTCCATCTTCGGCGGCAGGGGCGCCTTGCACGGCGTGATCGCGGGCGTTCTGCTGATCGGCGTCGTGTCGAGCGCCCTTCGGCTGGAGAACGTGTCGACCAACATCACCAACATCGTGATCGGCGGGCTGCTCGTGCTGTCCGTCATCTCCGGGAGCGTCCTGTCGTCGGTATCGAACCTGCGACAGCGTCGCGCGGCGCGGGCGAGGGCGCCAGTCAAGGCCTCACATCGATCGGGCCAGCCCGACGACGGTGAGAAGGCTGCCAGCGAGTAACCAACGCGGATCCCAATAACGCGGAGTCCATCAAAGGAAAGGCAACAAACCATGAAGATCTCGAATCGGCCCCTCGCCGCGTTCGCCGGACTGGCGTTGGCAGCGAGCATCGGGCTCACCGCGTGCGGTGGCGACGACGACGGAGGCTCGGGCGGCAGCGGCGGTGACGGAGGTGGCGACATCACCTTCCTGCCGAAGAACCTCGGCAACCCGTACTTCGACGCCAGCACCACGGGAGGCGAGAAGGCGGCCGACGAGTTCGGCGGGTCGATCGAAGAGGTCGGGCCGGACCAGGCGACCCCGGACTCCCAGGTGTCGTTCATCAACACCGCTGCCCAGCAGGGCGTCGGTGCACTGGTCGTTTCCGCCAACGACCCGACCGCGATCTGCGACGCACTGAACGAGGCACGCGACGCCGGGGTGAAGGTGGTCACCTTCGACTCCGACACCGATCCCGAGTGCCGCGACGTCTTCGTGAGCCAGGCCGACGCCGAGGGAATTGCCAAGAAGCAGGTCGAGCTGATCGCCGAGCAGATCGGCGAGTCGGGTGAGATCGCGATCCTGTCGGCCGCCGCGAACGCGACGAACCAGAACGAGTGGATCAAGCTGATGGAGGAGGACCTCGCGGCGAACTACCCGGACATCGAGCTGGTCGACACCGTCTACGGCGACGACGACGACCAGAAGTCGTTCGACCAGACCGCGGCCCTGCTTTCGAAGCACCCGAACCTCAAGGGCATCGTCTCGCCCACCACGGTCGGCATCGCGGCCGCGGCCCGGTATCTGTCGACGTCGGAGTACAAGGGCAAGGTCGCACTGACCGGGCTCGGAACGCCCAACCAGATGCGCGAGTTCGTCAAGGACGGCACGGTCACCGAGTTCGCACTGTGGAACCCCGAGGACCTCGGCTACCTGGCCGCCTACACCGCGAACGCCCTGATCGAGGGTGACATCAGCGGCGAAGAGGGCGACTCGTTCGAGGCGGGCGACCTGGGTTCGTACAAGGTCGGGGCCGACAACGTCGTCGTACTCGGTGAGCCGTTCGTGTTCAGCAAGAAGAACATCGACGACTTCGACTTCTAGGCAATGTCTGCGTCGTACGCGGGAACGGGGAGCGAGATGCGCTACTCCCCCTTCCTGCGCGACGACGGCAGGTTGGGCCGCGTCCCCGAACACCATCGATCCGAAGAGAAATGACCATGACGAGTTTTACGCAGATCGCCCCACTCCTCGAGGGCCAGGCGATCGAGGTTCCGTCGTGGGCGTACGGCAACTCGGGCACCCGCTTCAAGGTGTTCGGCTCACCGGGCACCCCACGTACCGTCGAGGAGAAGGTCGCGGATGCGGCCACCGTGCACCGTTTCACCGGCCTTGCTCCTGCTGTCTCGTTGCACATCCCGTGGGATCTTGTCGACGACTACACCGCGCTGCGTGCGTACGCCGGAGAGCTCGGTGTCTCGATCGGCACGATCAACTCGAACACGTTCCAGGACGACGACTACAAGCTCGGTGCGCTCACCCATGTCGACCGTAAGGTGCGGCAGAAGGCGATCGACCACCACTTCGAGTGCATCGACGTGATGAATGCGACCGGCTCGCGTGATCTGAAGATCTGGCTGGCCGAGGGCAGCAACTATCCGGGCCAGGGCGATATTCGCGGTCGGCAGGACCGCCTCGCGCAGAGTCTGCAGACGATCTACGCGCGGCTGTCCGATGACCAGCGGCTGGTGCTGGAGTACAAGTTCTTCGAGCCCGCCTTCTACCACACCGATGTGCCGGACTGGGGCACGTCGTACACGCAGGTGGCCGCCCTCGGCGACCGCGCGATGGTGTGCTTGGACACCGGGCATCACGCGCCGGGCACCAACGTCGAGTTCATCGTCGCGCAGCTACTGCGGCTGGGGAAGCTCGGTTCGTTCGACTTCAACAGCAGGTTCTACGCGGACGACGACCTGATCGTCGGCGCTGCCGACCCCTTCCAGCTGTTCCGGATCATCTTCGAGGTGATTCGCGGTGGCGGGTACGCGCCGTCGAACCCGGACAGCGAGGTCGCGTTCATGCTCGACCAGTGCCACAACATCGAGGACAAGATCCCCGGCCAGATCCGGTCGGTGCTCAATGTCCAGGAGATGACGGCGCGTGCGCTGCTCGTCGACCGCGATGCGCTCACCGCGGCACAGGAGTCCGGTGACGTGCTCGGCGCCAACGGGATCTTCATGGACGCCTTCTACACCGACGTACGCCCGGACCTCGCCGCCTGGCGGGAGACGCGCGGGCTGCCCGCGGACCCGATGCGGGCGTACGCCGAGAGCGGCTACCAGCAACAGATCGAGGCGGACCGCGTCGGCGGTACGCAGGCAGGGTGGAACTGATGAGCATTGCGGCGGAGCTGATCGCCCGCTCGAATCGGCTCGGCGCGGATCCGAAGAACACCAACTACGCCGGTGGCAACACGTCGGCCAAGGGCACTGAGACCGACCCGGTCACCGGCGAGCCCGTGGAGCTGCTGTGGGTCAAGGGATCTGGAGGTGACCTCGGCACGCTGAAGGAGGCCGGGCTCGCGGTGCTGCGGCTGGACCGCATGCGCTCCCTGGTCGACGTCTACCCCGGTGTCGAGCGCGAGGACGAGATGGTCGCGGCGTTCGACTACTGCCTGCACGGCAAGGGTGGCGCGGCACCGTCGATCGACACGGCCATGCACGGCCTCGTCGACGCCCCGCACGTCGACCACCTCCACCCCGACTCGGGCATCGCGGTCGCGACGTCCGCAGACGGCGAAGAGCTCACCACGAAGATCTTCGGCGACCGGGTCGTCTGGGTTCCGTGGCGGCGACCGGGGTTCCAGCTCGGGCTCGACATCGCGGAGATCAAGGCGAAGAGCCCCGACGCGATCGGCTGCATCCTCGGCGGACACGGCATCACGGCATGGGGTGGCACCAGCGAGGAGGCGGAGCGCAACTCGCTCTGGATCATCGACACCGCGGCGGCGTACATCTCCGAGAACTCCAAGGCCGAACCGTTCGGGTCGGCGCTCGAGGGGTACGCGCCGTTGCCGGAGGCCGAACGTCGTGCACGAGCAGCGGCTCTCGCGCCGACGGTCCGCGGTCTGGCATCGACCGACTCGTTCGCCGACACCGGCCGCGGCATGGTCGGCCATTTCGACGACTCCTCCGTGGTGCTTGACTTCCTGGCATCGTCGGAGCACCCACGCCTCGCGGCGCTCGGTACGTCGTGCCCCGATCACTTCCTGCGTACGAAGGTGCGCCCGCTCGTGCTCGACCTACCGCCGACCTCGACGGTGGAGGAGTCGATCGATCGGCTCAAGGAGCTCGCCGCGTCGTACCGCGAGGACTACCAGGGCTACTACGACCGGCACGCCACGCCGGACTCGCCCGCGATCCGGGGCGCCGATCCGCTGATCGTGCTCGTGCCCGGCGTCGGCATGTTCAGCTACGGCAAGGACAAGCAGACTGCACGCGTCGCAGGTGAGTTCTACGTCAACGCGATCAACGTGATGCGCGGAGCGGAGGGCCTGTCGACGTACCAGCCGATCGACGAGAGCGAGAAGTTCCGGATCGAGTACTGGGCGCTTGAGGAGGCGAAGCTGCAACGTATGCCGAACCCGAAGCCGCTGGCCGGGCGCATCGCACTCGTCACCGGAGCGGCCAGTGGCATCGGCAAGGCGACCGCTGCGAAGCTCGCCGCCGAGGGCGCCTGCGTTGTCATCGGTGACCTCGACCTGCAGAAGGCGGAGGACGCGGCCGACGAGATCGGCGGCCCGGACGCGGCGGTCGGCCAAGCCGTCGATGTGAGCAACGAGGCCGCGGTGCAGGCCATGGTCGATGCTGCTGTACTTGCGTTCGGTGGCGTCGATCTCGTCGTCAACAACGCGGGTCTGTCGCTGTCCAAGTCGCTGCTCGATACGACCGAGGCCGACTGGGACCTCCAGCACGCCGTGATGGCCAAGGGCTCCTTCCTGGTATCGAAGGCCGCGGCACGGGTGTTGATCGAGCAGCAGCTGGGCGGCGACGTCGTCTACATCTCGAGCAAGAACTCGATCTTCGCCGGGCCCAACAACATCGCGTACGCGGCGACGAAGGCCGACCAGGCCCATCAGGTACGCCTGCTGGCGGCCGAGCTCGGCGGCCACGGTGTGAAGGTGAACGGGGTCAACCCCGACGGTGTCGTGCAAGGGTCTGGCATCTTCGCCGGTGGGTGGGGTGCCCAACGCGCCGCCGTGTACGGGGTCGATGAGAAGGACCTCGGCAAGTTCTACGCACAGCGCACCATCCTCAAGCGTGAGGTGTTGCCCGAGCACATCGCCAACGCGGTATTCGTCCTCTGCGGGCCCGAGCTGACCCACACAACCGGTTTGCACGTGCCGGTTGACGCGGGAGTGGCGGCGGCCTTCCTGCGATGAGGTCCACCGACAGACGAGTCGCCGCCATCGACCTGGGCGCCACGAGTGGCCGGGTCATGGCGGGTGTCGTCGGACCGGATCGGCTGGAGCTGGACGAGGCGCACCGCTTCGCCAACGGCGGCGTGCGGATCGGCGACTCGTTGCACTGGGACGTGCTGGGCATCTACCGCGAGTCGCTCGCGGGACTGCGTACGATCGCAGGCGTTGGACCGTTGCACGGCATCGGCATCGACTCGTGGGCCATCGACTACGGACTGCTCGATCGTGCGGGCACCCTTCTCGGCAACCCTTATACGTATCGTGATCCCCGCACGGCCGGAGTTGCCGAGCGAGTGGCGGAGTCCCTCGATTCCGGGGAGCTCTACGCGGTCACCGGGCTGCAACGGCTGCCTTTCAACACCATCTATCAGCTGGTCGCCGAGGCCGGGTCGGCGAGGCGCGAACTGGCGAAGACGCTGCTGCTGTTGCCCGATCTGTTGGCGTACTGGCTGACCGGCGAGGTCGGCGCGGAGCGTACGAACGCGTCGACGACCGGACTGTACGATGCGCGGGCGCGGGAGTGGGCGAAGGACGTCGCGATCCGGATCGGCCTGCCGGCCGATTTGTTGCCGCCCTTGCGCGACGCTGGGTCCGAGATCGGCGCGCTTCGCCCTACCGTCGCTACAGACCTGGGTGTTTCCGACGCCGTGCCGGTCATCGCGGTCGGCTCGCACGACACGGCATCGGCGGTCGTCGCGGTGCCGACGGCGACCGAGTCGTTCGCGTACATCTCGTCGGGGACCTGGTCGCTCGTGGGTTTGGAGCTCGATCGGCCCGTGCTGACCGGAGCCGCGCGGGTCGCCGACTTCACCAACGAGGGTGGCGTCGACGGCACCATTCGCTTTCTGAAGAACGTGATGGGGCTGTGGGTCCTCGCGGAGTGCGTACGATCGTGGGATGAGCGCGCAGTACCCGGCACCGATCTGGCGTCCCTGCTCGACGCTGCGAGCCGAGTCGACGGGCTGCGTACGGTCGTCGATATCAACGACGCTTCGCTGCTGGCCCCGAGCACCTCGACAGATCCCATGCCGGACAGAATCCTGGCGCTCGCGCGATCGACCGGTGAGCCGTCGCCCGAGTCGCCGGCACAGGTCGCTCGCTGCGTACTCGACAGCCTTGCCCTGGCGTACGTACGTCATCTGCGCACAGCGGCCGAGCTCTCCGGCCGTGGATTCGACGTCGTGCACGTCGTCGGCGGTGGCTCCCAGAACGCACTGCTGTGCCAGCTCACCGCGGATGCACTGGGCGTACCGGTCCTCGCCGGTCCGACGGAGGCCGCGGCGATCGGCAACGTGTTGGTGCAGGCGCGCACGCTCGGTGTCGATCTTCCCGACCTTGCGGCGATGCGAGCACTCGTGCGTCGCACCCACGCCGTACGCAGACACGACCCGCGTTCCGGACTCGACTGGGACTCCGCGCAGGTACGCGTGACCGGGGGTGGTGGGTGACATGCGGGTTGCGCTGATGGCGACATGCGTCAACGACGCGATGTTTCCCGAGACGCCGAAGGCAGTGCTGCGCCTGCTGCGAAGGCTCGGTATCGACGTCGACTTTCCCGAGGCCCAGACCTGTTGCGGGCAGCCGATGGTCAACACCGGCTACCTCGACGAGGCAGTGCCGGCCGTGCGCACGTACGTCGACGCATTTGCCGGCTACGACGCGATCGTGACGCCGTCGGGGTCGTGCGCGGGATCTGCGCGGCATCAGCACACGCTCGTTGCCAGACGCTCGGGCGACCCCGCACTCGAGCGCGCTGTCGAGCAGACGTCGCCGCGTACGTACGAGCTGAGCGAGTTCCTCGTCGATGTGGTGGGTGTTGCCGACGTGGGTGCGTACTTCCCGCACCGGGTGACGTACCACCCGACCTGCCACTCGCTGCGAATGCTCGGCGTCGGCGACCGGCCGTACCAGCTGCTGCGGGCCGTACGCGGACTCACCCTGGTGGATCTGCCGGCGGCCAGCGAGTGTTGCGGCTTCGGCGGTACGTTCGCGATGAAGAACGCCGACACCTCGGTCGCCATGGGCGCCGACAAGGCGCGACACGTACGCGACACGAGTGCGGAGGTTCTCGTCGCCGGCGACAACTCATGCCTGATGCACATCGGCGGCCTGCTGTCGCGCGAACGCAGCGGCGTACGGGTCATGCATCTCGCCGAGATCCTTGCGCAGACCGAGGACGAGCCGGCGGTGCGTATATGACCTCGACGTTCGTCGGTATGCCCGCCTTCCCGACAGCCGCGCGCGAGGCGCTCGGCGATACACAGCTGCGGCACAACCTTGCGCACGCGACGCACACGATCCGCGACAAGCGTGCGCGGGTGGTCGGCGAGCTCGACGACTGGGAAGGCCTGAGGCTTGCCGGCGCGGCGGTCAAGGACCGTGCGCTGCACGGACTCGACGACAACCTGGTCGCGCTCGAAGCGGGCGTTGACCGCACGTGGGGCGGTGGTGCACTGGGCGCGCGACGCGGCCGATGCCAACCGCGTGATCGTCGATGTCGCGCGTACGCACGCCGTCGACGAGGTGGTCAAGGTCAAGTCGATGGTCACCCAGGAGATCGACCTCAACGGCGCGCTGGCAGACGCCGGGATCGCGGCGTGGGAGACCGACCTGGCGGAGCTGATCGTGCAGCTCGGCGACGACCTTCCGAGCCACATCCTGGTGCCGGCGATCCATCGAAACCGGGCAGAGATCCGTGAGATCTTCCTGCGCCGGATGCACGAGGTCGGTCGTCCGGCGCCGACGGAGCTCACCGACGAGCCGGTGGTGCTGGCCGCTGCCGCACGCGAGCACTTGCGGGAGAAGTTCCTCCGTGCGCGGATGGCGGTGTCCGGTGCGAACTTCGCGGTTGCGGACACCGGGACCCTCGTGGTGGTCGAGTCCGAGGGCAACGGGCGGATGTGTCTCACCCTGCCCGAGGTGCTGGTCTCGGTCGTCGGTATCGAGAAGGTCGTACCGACGTTCGCCGAGCTCGACTCGTTGCTCCGGCTGCTGCCGCGGTCGTCGACCGGTGAGCGGATGAACCCCTACACCTCGATGTGGACCGGCGTGACGCCCGGTGACGGCCCGCAGGAAGTCCATGTGGTGTTGCTCGACAACGGGCGTACACGCGCGCTCGCCGACGAGGTGGGGCGGCAGGCGCTGCGATGCATCCGCTGCTCGGCATGCCTGAATGTCTGCCCGGTGTACGAGCGGGTGGGCGGGCACGCGTACGGCTCGGTGTATCCGGGGCCGATCGGTGCGATCCTCAACCCGCTGCTCAAGGGCACGGGCGATCCACAGACCGATTCGCTGCCGTACGCATCGTCCTTGTGTGGCGCGTGTTTCGAGGTGTGCCCGGTGCGGATCGACATACCTGAGGTGCTGGTGCATCTGCGCACCCAGGTCGTCGACGCGCGACGAGACGACTCGGTGCCGAAACCCGAGGCGGTCGCGATGCGCGCCGCAGGCTACGCCTTCGGCAATGCTCGCCGGCTGCGTTGGGCGGAGCGCGTTTCGGGGCTTGCCGGTCGTGCGCTCACGAGGTTCGGCCGGTCGCGGCTACCGGGTGGCCGTGCCGCCGCCGGGAGGCTTCCCGGCCCGGGTGCCGCCTGGACCGGTGCACGTGACCTGCCCGCACCTCCTCGTGAGTCGTTCCGCGCGTGGTGGCGGCGTACGAAGGGCGGTCGCGTCGATGAGTGATGCACGCAGCGAGATTCTTTCTCGGGTACGCGATGCGCTGGCCGACGTCGACCCTGCCGCCCTCCCGGTTGAGTCACCGCCTGGCGCGGCACCGACCGACGTACTCACCCGGTTCGCCGAGCGGGTCGCGGACTATCGCGCCGAGGTGGTGCGCTGCTCGCCCGACGAGGTTGCTGCGCGCGTGGCCGACTCGCTGGTGGAGGGTTCGCGGGTCGTCGTACCGCCGGGGCTGGACGTCGATGTTGCGAACGCCTTCGTCGACGAGGGCCTCAGCGCCGCCGAGCTCGACCGCGTCGATGCCGTGGTGACCGCCTGCCGGCTCGGCATCGCGGAGACCGGGACGAT harbors:
- the rhaS gene encoding rhamnose ABC transporter substrate-binding protein — encoded protein: MKISNRPLAAFAGLALAASIGLTACGGDDDGGSGGSGGDGGGDITFLPKNLGNPYFDASTTGGEKAADEFGGSIEEVGPDQATPDSQVSFINTAAQQGVGALVVSANDPTAICDALNEARDAGVKVVTFDSDTDPECRDVFVSQADAEGIAKKQVELIAEQIGESGEIAILSAAANATNQNEWIKLMEEDLAANYPDIELVDTVYGDDDDQKSFDQTAALLSKHPNLKGIVSPTTVGIAAAARYLSTSEYKGKVALTGLGTPNQMREFVKDGTVTEFALWNPEDLGYLAAYTANALIEGDISGEEGDSFEAGDLGSYKVGADNVVVLGEPFVFSKKNIDDFDF
- the rhaI gene encoding L-rhamnose isomerase produces the protein MTSFTQIAPLLEGQAIEVPSWAYGNSGTRFKVFGSPGTPRTVEEKVADAATVHRFTGLAPAVSLHIPWDLVDDYTALRAYAGELGVSIGTINSNTFQDDDYKLGALTHVDRKVRQKAIDHHFECIDVMNATGSRDLKIWLAEGSNYPGQGDIRGRQDRLAQSLQTIYARLSDDQRLVLEYKFFEPAFYHTDVPDWGTSYTQVAALGDRAMVCLDTGHHAPGTNVEFIVAQLLRLGKLGSFDFNSRFYADDDLIVGAADPFQLFRIIFEVIRGGGYAPSNPDSEVAFMLDQCHNIEDKIPGQIRSVLNVQEMTARALLVDRDALTAAQESGDVLGANGIFMDAFYTDVRPDLAAWRETRGLPADPMRAYAESGYQQQIEADRVGGTQAGWN
- a CDS encoding bifunctional aldolase/short-chain dehydrogenase, which codes for MSIAAELIARSNRLGADPKNTNYAGGNTSAKGTETDPVTGEPVELLWVKGSGGDLGTLKEAGLAVLRLDRMRSLVDVYPGVEREDEMVAAFDYCLHGKGGAAPSIDTAMHGLVDAPHVDHLHPDSGIAVATSADGEELTTKIFGDRVVWVPWRRPGFQLGLDIAEIKAKSPDAIGCILGGHGITAWGGTSEEAERNSLWIIDTAAAYISENSKAEPFGSALEGYAPLPEAERRARAAALAPTVRGLASTDSFADTGRGMVGHFDDSSVVLDFLASSEHPRLAALGTSCPDHFLRTKVRPLVLDLPPTSTVEESIDRLKELAASYREDYQGYYDRHATPDSPAIRGADPLIVLVPGVGMFSYGKDKQTARVAGEFYVNAINVMRGAEGLSTYQPIDESEKFRIEYWALEEAKLQRMPNPKPLAGRIALVTGAASGIGKATAAKLAAEGACVVIGDLDLQKAEDAADEIGGPDAAVGQAVDVSNEAAVQAMVDAAVLAFGGVDLVVNNAGLSLSKSLLDTTEADWDLQHAVMAKGSFLVSKAAARVLIEQQLGGDVVYISSKNSIFAGPNNIAYAATKADQAHQVRLLAAELGGHGVKVNGVNPDGVVQGSGIFAGGWGAQRAAVYGVDEKDLGKFYAQRTILKREVLPEHIANAVFVLCGPELTHTTGLHVPVDAGVAAAFLR
- a CDS encoding rhamnulokinase — protein: MRSTDRRVAAIDLGATSGRVMAGVVGPDRLELDEAHRFANGGVRIGDSLHWDVLGIYRESLAGLRTIAGVGPLHGIGIDSWAIDYGLLDRAGTLLGNPYTYRDPRTAGVAERVAESLDSGELYAVTGLQRLPFNTIYQLVAEAGSARRELAKTLLLLPDLLAYWLTGEVGAERTNASTTGLYDARAREWAKDVAIRIGLPADLLPPLRDAGSEIGALRPTVATDLGVSDAVPVIAVGSHDTASAVVAVPTATESFAYISSGTWSLVGLELDRPVLTGAARVADFTNEGGVDGTIRFLKNVMGLWVLAECVRSWDERAVPGTDLASLLDAASRVDGLRTVVDINDASLLAPSTSTDPMPDRILALARSTGEPSPESPAQVARCVLDSLALAYVRHLRTAAELSGRGFDVVHVVGGGSQNALLCQLTADALGVPVLAGPTEAAAIGNVLVQARTLGVDLPDLAAMRALVRRTHAVRRHDPRSGLDWDSAQVRVTGGGG
- a CDS encoding (Fe-S)-binding protein; the protein is MRVALMATCVNDAMFPETPKAVLRLLRRLGIDVDFPEAQTCCGQPMVNTGYLDEAVPAVRTYVDAFAGYDAIVTPSGSCAGSARHQHTLVARRSGDPALERAVEQTSPRTYELSEFLVDVVGVADVGAYFPHRVTYHPTCHSLRMLGVGDRPYQLLRAVRGLTLVDLPAASECCGFGGTFAMKNADTSVAMGADKARHVRDTSAEVLVAGDNSCLMHIGGLLSRERSGVRVMHLAEILAQTEDEPAVRI
- a CDS encoding lactate utilization protein B, which gives rise to MTARGAVVHWARDAADANRVIVDVARTHAVDEVVKVKSMVTQEIDLNGALADAGIAAWETDLAELIVQLGDDLPSHILVPAIHRNRAEIREIFLRRMHEVGRPAPTELTDEPVVLAAAAREHLREKFLRARMAVSGANFAVADTGTLVVVESEGNGRMCLTLPEVLVSVVGIEKVVPTFAELDSLLRLLPRSSTGERMNPYTSMWTGVTPGDGPQEVHVVLLDNGRTRALADEVGRQALRCIRCSACLNVCPVYERVGGHAYGSVYPGPIGAILNPLLKGTGDPQTDSLPYASSLCGACFEVCPVRIDIPEVLVHLRTQVVDARRDDSVPKPEAVAMRAAGYAFGNARRLRWAERVSGLAGRALTRFGRSRLPGGRAAAGRLPGPGAAWTGARDLPAPPRESFRAWWRRTKGGRVDE
- a CDS encoding LutC/YkgG family protein; this translates as MSDARSEILSRVRDALADVDPAALPVESPPGAAPTDVLTRFAERVADYRAEVVRCSPDEVAARVADSLVEGSRVVVPPGLDVDVANAFVDEGLSAAELDRVDAVVTACRLGIAETGTIVLDHEADQGRRAITLVPDRHICVVRAEQVVADVPDAMPRLDPGRPLTWISGPSATSDIELERVEGVHGPRTLIVVLVDGNQSTSTSVGDRDGS